The genomic interval CAATGCAGATCGCGCAGCCGAAGCGGAAGCCATCGACTTCAAAAACTATCGGTTCGGCCCCCGGCGTGTACCAGCCGTTGATCTCGCTGTTCGAGAGGAACCTCTTGTCATACCTTGTCAACAGGTCGCCAGAATCCGAGAACACATAAAGGCTGTTGTGCGGGCGTTCCATTGCCGACAGCCTGTGCGCACCGCCAACGACCGCAAAAATACCGAGCATTCCGCAGAGTTCGGCAATGCTCCTCAACTCTTTCTCGTAACCGAACCAATCAAAGAAGCGCCAATCGTCCGGAGTGGCAATTTGCGCCTTCGAATATCCCGACAAGGCGCCTTCGCAGAAGCTGACGAGCTTGACACCTTCTGCGGCGGCATCCGAAATCACCTGTCGAATAAGTGCGGCGTTCGTTGATATGTCTTTTGAAACGGCAGTTTGGGCGGCGGCTATCTTCACACATGCTCTCCTTAGCTCAGGCCTGTATTCTCGGCCTTTTCAGGTCCTTTAAGAACCTCGAAACTGCGCGATTGAGCACCGGGGCTGCCAACAAGCCGAAATGGCCTACGCCACCTTCACGATCAGCCGTCCGCGCACCTTGCCGGCCAGAATGTCTTCGGCGGCCTGCGGCAGGCCCTGAAGGTCGATTTCGCCGGCGGTGACGAGGTCGATATGTTCCGGCGTCAGGTTGTTCTGCAACAGCCGCCATGCGGCCTCGCGGCGCTGTGGCGGCGCGAATACGGAATCGACGCCGATCAGCGTGACCGCGCGCAGGATATGCGGCAGCACGGTTGCGGGAAGATCGGGCCCGCCGGCAAGGCCGCAGGCGGCCACCGCGCCGTCGCGCACCGTCTGCGCCAGAACATTGGCGAGCGTGGTAGAGCCGACGCTGTCGACGGCGCCGATCCAGTGCTCCTCCTGCAACGGCCTGCCGGCTTCCGAAAGCGTCTTGCGGTCGATGAAATCCCTCGCGCCGAGCCGGCGCAGATAATCATGGGTTTCCGCCCTGCCAGTGGAGGCGGTCACGTGAAAGCCGAGTGCGGCAAGCAGCGCCACGGCATAGGAGCCGACGCCGCCCGCCGCCCCCGTGACCAGCACGCTGCCGCCATCCTGAGACAGATTGCCCCAGGCGAGAAGCTGGTTGACGCAGAGCGCCGCCGTGACGCCCGCCGTGCCGATCGCCATCGCCTGGCGCTGGTCGAAGCCTTCCGGCTGTTTCATCAGCCATTCCGGCTTCAGCCGCTGATAGACCGAGAAAGCGCCCCACTCGGTCTCGGACAGGCCGGAGCCGGTGGCGATCACGCGGTCGCCGGGCTGAAACGAATCGCTTGCCGATTCGACGACCGTGCCGGCGATATCGATCCCCGGCACCATCGGAAACCGCCGCGCGATCCGCCCCTTGCCCGTGACCGAAAGCCCGTCCTTGTAGTTCAGGCTGGAATAGTCGACCCGCACCAGCACCGGCAGATCGGGCAGGTCGTCGCGGGTCAGTTCCGCCGACACGGCGGCGGGATGGTCCTTGTCGCGGATCAGCAGCGCGGGAAAGCTCTCGGTCATCACGGTCTCCTCGGGTTCGGCGATTTTGCACCGGAGAGTAACGAGGCGCGCGCGAAACGCAATCCGCCTTCAGGCGCGTGCTGCAACCCTTGCCGCCGCGATCCGCGCGGCGAGCGCGGCATTGTTCTTCACCAGCGCGATGTTGGCCTTCAGGCTGCACCCTTCCGACAATTCGTTGATCCGCGCTAGCAAGAAGGGCGTCAGCTCCTTGCGGGCAATACCGCGTTCCTCGGCTTCGCGCACCGCATCGTCGATGGTGCCGTCGATGAATTCCGGCGTCAGCGCATCGGCCTCGGGCACCGGATTGGCGATCAGCATGCCGGTTCCGGTGGAAAGCCCGTCATGGGCGATCATGGCGGCGGCGATTTCCTCGGCGCTGTCCAGCCGATGGTCGGCCTTGAAGCCGCTGGAGCGGGTGAAGAAGGCGGGAAAGTCATCGCTGCGATAGGCGATCACCGGCACGCGCTGGGTTTCGAGATATTCGAGCGTCTTCGCAATATCGAGGATCGATTTCACGCCGGCGCAGATCACCGTCACCGGCGTGCGGCCGAGCTCGGTCAGATCGGCCGAAATGTCGAAGGTCTGTTCCGCGCCGCGATGCACGCCGCCGACGCCGCCGGTGGCAAAGATCGGGATGCCCGCCAGTTCGGCGATCTTCATGGTCGCGGAAACCGTGGTGCCCGCCGTCTGGCGCTTGACGATCGCAACCGCGAGATCGCGGCCGGACGCCTTGACCACGCCGTCCTCGACCTTCGCGAGCCGCTCGATGACGTCGCGGTCGAGGCCGGCATGCAGCCTGCCGTCGATCACGGCGATGGTGGCCGGCACCGCGCCGTTTTCGCGCACCACGGCCTCGACGCCGAGCGCGGTCTCAAGGTTGGCGGGATAGGGCATGCCATGGGTGATGATGGTCGATTCCAGCGCCACGACGGGTTTGCCCTGTGCCAGCGCTTCCCTGACTTCCGTGCCGAGAATGATTTCGATGTCAGACACGTGCTTCTCCTTCGATTGGTGCGAGGCGGTGAAGATTGGCCTCGACAAAGTGTGGGGACATTTGCGGATGGACGCTCGCTGCGCTTTCGGTTGTCAGCGCGGCAATCAGCGCGCCGCGCCGCACGGCCTCGTGAAGCGCGCCGCTGTGCAGGTAATGGTGCAGGGTTCCGGCAATCATCGCATCCCCGGCGCCGGTCATGTCGACGGGCCGCGCGGCCACCACCGGCACGTGGCTCGCGCCGCCGCCATTGGCCACCACGGCGCCGAGCGCGCCGGACGTCAGGATGACCGCGGAGGCACCCGCTTCGATCAATGCCTTCGCGGCCTTCTCCATGCTATTGATATTTATTGAGAAAGACGATTCGAGATAGGCGGAAGCCTCATCCAGATTCAGAAACAGCAGGTCGACGCCGGAAAGATCGCCAGGCAGCTTCTTCACCTTCGGCGTCGACACCGCATCGATCGCCAGCTCGAACCGTCCCGCGCGCCTCTGCTCGATCAGCGCGGCAAGGGTGGCGGCCGGCAGATTGCAATCGACAAAGACGAGCCTTGCGGCAGCCAGAGACGGCGCGGCGTTGGCGAGAAGCTCCGGCGTCATGCGGTCGAAGATCGCCATGTCGGCAATGCCATAGGCAAGGTCGCCGCCGGGCTCCAGAATGGCCGCATATTCCGCCGTCCGCTCGTCGGGCAACTGAAAGAGATTGGCGACATCGATGCCGCGGGCGCCGAGATGGCGGGCGAGATCGCGCCCGCTTTCATCCGCGCCGACGGCGGAGACAAAGCTGACGCCGGCACCGAGCGCGGCCAGGTTTTCGGAGACATTGCGCGCAACGCCGCCAAAGCTGCGCATGCCCTCGACCGGATTGGAGGTGCCGGCGATCAGCGGCGCTCGGGCGATATATTTGCGGTCGATCACCGCCCCCCCGACAACCGCCACCCGCCCCTCTTGCGGCAGCAGATAACCACGCCCGAGAATATGGCCCTTCTCGGTAAGCCGCACCACATGGGCCGCCACGGCGGAACGCGACAGGCCGAGTTGGTCAGCCATCTGCTGCTGACCGGCAAACGGGTTCTCCCGGATCAGCGCAAGCAGC from Martelella mediterranea DSM 17316 carries:
- a CDS encoding carbon-nitrogen hydrolase family protein, whose protein sequence is MKIAAAQTAVSKDISTNAALIRQVISDAAAEGVKLVSFCEGALSGYSKAQIATPDDWRFFDWFGYEKELRSIAELCGMLGIFAVVGGAHRLSAMERPHNSLYVFSDSGDLLTRYDKRFLSNSEINGWYTPGAEPIVFEVDGFRFGCAICIESQFPEVFMEYERLGADAVLFSSYGIPEHFQIALRAHAGLNCLWISASTPAQKAHKGPAGIVGPDGKWAALCDVSNDTSFVTSILDRLDPGYDVPLQKARPWQAKARSGEIYREKMTTDSRSRDRKGY
- a CDS encoding MDR family oxidoreductase, producing MTESFPALLIRDKDHPAAVSAELTRDDLPDLPVLVRVDYSSLNYKDGLSVTGKGRIARRFPMVPGIDIAGTVVESASDSFQPGDRVIATGSGLSETEWGAFSVYQRLKPEWLMKQPEGFDQRQAMAIGTAGVTAALCVNQLLAWGNLSQDGGSVLVTGAAGGVGSYAVALLAALGFHVTASTGRAETHDYLRRLGARDFIDRKTLSEAGRPLQEEHWIGAVDSVGSTTLANVLAQTVRDGAVAACGLAGGPDLPATVLPHILRAVTLIGVDSVFAPPQRREAAWRLLQNNLTPEHIDLVTAGEIDLQGLPQAAEDILAGKVRGRLIVKVA
- a CDS encoding pseudouridine-5'-phosphate glycosidase, which produces MSDIEIILGTEVREALAQGKPVVALESTIITHGMPYPANLETALGVEAVVRENGAVPATIAVIDGRLHAGLDRDVIERLAKVEDGVVKASGRDLAVAIVKRQTAGTTVSATMKIAELAGIPIFATGGVGGVHRGAEQTFDISADLTELGRTPVTVICAGVKSILDIAKTLEYLETQRVPVIAYRSDDFPAFFTRSSGFKADHRLDSAEEIAAAMIAHDGLSTGTGMLIANPVPEADALTPEFIDGTIDDAVREAEERGIARKELTPFLLARINELSEGCSLKANIALVKNNAALAARIAAARVAARA
- a CDS encoding carbohydrate kinase; this encodes MTDLSEPEQALLALIRENPFAGQQQMADQLGLSRSAVAAHVVRLTEKGHILGRGYLLPQEGRVAVVGGAVIDRKYIARAPLIAGTSNPVEGMRSFGGVARNVSENLAALGAGVSFVSAVGADESGRDLARHLGARGIDVANLFQLPDERTAEYAAILEPGGDLAYGIADMAIFDRMTPELLANAAPSLAAARLVFVDCNLPAATLAALIEQRRAGRFELAIDAVSTPKVKKLPGDLSGVDLLFLNLDEASAYLESSFSININSMEKAAKALIEAGASAVILTSGALGAVVANGGGASHVPVVAARPVDMTGAGDAMIAGTLHHYLHSGALHEAVRRGALIAALTTESAASVHPQMSPHFVEANLHRLAPIEGEARV